Proteins encoded within one genomic window of Trichoderma asperellum chromosome 2, complete sequence:
- a CDS encoding uncharacterized protein (EggNog:ENOG41) has product MTAETLSLEGKTALITGSGRENGIGAAIARAFARNGAAVAIHYVSESSKVRAEKVAADISREFGTKTAVVQGAVEKASNAAKIVKETLEGLGASHIDILVNNAGYGNPKSLLEATPELLEAEFGINVFGSVYLTQAVIGLGKMPRGGRIINVGSIASKLGPEVSAVYGASKAAQDSLTASWAGQLGRSRGITVNTLAPGPILTDMSKPFLEATEGSSADLMKAVEAGTRAEARIGTVEDMADAALLLVSEKSRWLTAQWISVSGGVTGTM; this is encoded by the exons ATGACTGCAGAAACTCTCTCACTTGAAGGCAAGACTGCCTTGATCACTGGCTCGGGTAGAGAAAATGGCATCGGCGCTGCCATTGCCAGAGCTTTTGCCCGGAACGGTGCAGCTGTTGCAATCCACTATGTCTCGGAGAGCTCCAAGGTGCGGGCTGAGAAGGTTGCAGCAGACATTAGTCGGGAGTTTGGAACCAAAACTGCCGTTGTACAAGGAGCGGTGGAGAAAGCTAGCAATGCGGCGAAGATAGTCAAAGAAACCTTGGAAGGACTTGGCGCCTCCCACATTGACATTCTCG TGAATAACGCTGGATATGGAAATCCTAAAAGTCTCCTGGAGGCAACGCCAGAATTGCTCGAAGCCGAATTCGGCATCAATGTCTTTGGCTCAGTTTACCTAACACAAGCTGTCATTGGACTAGGGAAAATGCCTAGAGGCGGGCGTATAATCAATGTCGGCTCTATTGCCTCAAAACTTGGTCCTGAAGTCAGTGCAGTCTACGGCGCATCAAAGGCTGCGCAAGACAGTCTCACGGCATCCTGGGCTGGCCAG CTTGGCCGTAGCCGCGGAATTACCGTTAACACCCTTGCCCCGGGGCCAATCCTAACCGACATGTCGAAACCGTTCTTGGAGGCAACTGAAGGATCTTCAGCTGATTTGATGAAAGCGGTAGAGGCGGGGACGCGAGCTGAGGCACGAATTGGGACAGTTGAGGACATGGCCGACGCTGCGTTGCTCCTCGTTTCGGAGAAGAGCCGCTGGCTTACCGCTCAATGGATCTCGGTCAGCGGTGGAGTCACTGGGACTATGTAA
- a CDS encoding uncharacterized protein (EggNog:ENOG41) — protein MPIGHVLVKVAQADFAPTVQFYTNVLKTLGLNVLPGFPEGMVGFGTAGPEFVLKSSDKSSYAHVAFLAADTKAVDAFHAASLSAGAKDNGAPGIRAGIHPQYYASFIHDPIGNNIEAGTLTAA, from the exons ATGCCTATCGGACACGTTCTCGTCAAGGTCGCTCAGGCTGACTTCGCCCCCACTGTTCAATTCTATACCAATGTCCTCAAGACTCTCGGATTGAACGTACTTCCCGGTTTCCCAGAGGGTATGGTTGGCTTTGGCACCGCCGGACCTGAGTTCGTCCTGAAATCTAGCGACAAGTCCAGCTACGCTCACGTCGCTTTCCTAGCAGCAG atacCAAGGCTGTTGATGCTTTCCACGCCGCCTCTCTTTCTGCGGGCGCAAAGGACAATGGAGCTCCCGGTATTCGAGCTGGAATCCACCCTCAGTACTACGCCTCTTTCATCCATGACCCCATTGGCAACAACATTGAGGCCGGCACTTTGACTGCCGCATGA
- a CDS encoding uncharacterized protein (EggNog:ENOG41): MPDLVFITATNRLLPDDKQARKLIRKQAMSKPAHARRKRGGYGQHNLIQYPSEIFYGKGNGKRDIAWEAIRAIVPSLPSCQYERMRAQYNFDLLDLSQLTSFHISYATASSLASKPDMLSDILGRRHWSYLNYLPARIGQNGALDKAAACVTARAQQWLVSPSERICSSILKLYSEALAALQAELQSPDTRLRPDVLCATELLGIYELLKMSTEDAWNYHSTGAAALIKLRGPERCQSDFEKALLLSHVGQIFHDALNVNQSCFLSDGEWQAVLRSIPTNDNLFSDRSEPIVALLTNVCHVPEYFHKTTQIICVTRDDTPDYWIDDVMSNLFRLRLACLQWQESYFGSAAAGCFNMPIDTDRQHEALGFSFAVSIVINRLLFSLDPIANAYCEETAQKYASNILQIKKINLSNESQAELFMAIKLSVARTAQSTATKWKDWYENAQLEPSTGYLLMPKEVFTDWCRRMNWETP; encoded by the exons ATGCCGGATCTTGTTTTTATTACGGCAACTAATCGGCTGCTTCCCGATGATAAACAGGCTAGGAAACTTATACGGAAGCAGGCTATGAGCAAACCTGCCCATGCCAGACGAAAACGAGGCGGTTATGGACAGCATAACCTGATACAGTATCCATCTGAAATCTTTTATGGTAAAGGGAATGGAAAGAGAGATATCGCCTGGGAGGCAATTCGGGCCATCGTACCGAGCCTACCGAGCTGTCAGTACGAGAGAATGAGGGCGCAGTACAACTTTGATCTTCTTGATCTGTCACAATTGACCTCATTTCACATTAGCTATGCGACGGCAAGCTCTCTTGCAAGCAAACCGGATATGTTAAGCGATATTCTCGGCCGCCGGCATTGGTCATACTTGAACTATCTTCCGGCCCGCATCGGGCAGAATGGTGCCTTAGacaaggctgctgcatgtGTGACCGCTAGAGCTCAGCAATGGCTTGTTTCCCCATCGGAGCGGATATGCAGTAGCATATTGAAGCTTTACTCGGAAGCACTGGCGGCTCTTCAAGCCGAGCTGCAGTCTCCCGACACACGTCTTCGGCCAGACGTGCTCTGTGCCACAGAGCTACTTGGAATATATGAG CTGTTGAAGATGTCGACGGAAGATGCTTGGAACTACCACTCCACAGGGGCAGCAGCACTGATCAAACTTCGTGGCCCTGAACGCTGTCAGAGCGACTTCGAGAAGGCACTACTGCTATCCCATGTTGGTCAAATT TTTCACGACGCGCTCAACGTTAATCAGAGCTGTTTCTTAAGTGATGGTGAATGGCAAGCGGTGCTGCGCTCAATACCTACAAACGACAATCTGTTTTCCGATAGGAGTGAGCCAATTGTAGCGCTACTGACCAACGTATGCCATGTGCCGGAATATTTCCATAAAACGACGCAAATTATTTGTGTCACTCGCGACGATACTCCTGACTATTGGATTGACGATGTTATGAGCAATTTATTTCGACTTCGACTAGCATGTTTGCAGTGGCAAGAAAGCTATTTCGGGTCAGCTGCGGCGGGCTGCTTTAATATGCCAATAGATACAGACAGGCAGCATGAGGCTCTCGGATTCAGCTTTGCTGTCTCCATCGTAATAAATCGActactcttttctttggacCCGATAGCGAATGCTTACTGCGAAGAGACGGCGCAGAAGTATGCATCGAACATCCTTCAGATAAAGAAGATAAATTTGTCAAACGAATCTCAGGCAGAACTTTTCATGGCAATCAAGCTCAGTGTTGCAAGAACTGCCCAATCTACAGCAACGAAGTGGAAAGACTGGTACGAAAATGCTCAGCTGGAGCCATCAACCGGATATCTTCTAATGCCGAAAGAAGTCTTCACCGATTGGTGCCGCAGGATGAACTGGGAGACACCTTGA